Proteins encoded in a region of the Petrotoga mexicana DSM 14811 genome:
- a CDS encoding flagellar protein FlaG — MGISNIGGKEDFSINNPIANRQHIEMANANLKNPENSNQPIQKEEVMPDELDKVTKIIEDRLKKLSKIFRGEAKFEIERDLDIIIVKIIDKDSKEIIRQIPPEVSVKLAKALNDVQGILLDEIA; from the coding sequence ATGGGAATATCAAACATTGGGGGTAAAGAAGATTTTTCCATTAACAATCCTATAGCCAATAGACAGCACATTGAAATGGCGAATGCCAATCTGAAAAATCCTGAAAATTCAAACCAGCCGATTCAAAAAGAAGAGGTTATGCCAGACGAACTTGACAAAGTCACTAAAATAATTGAAGATAGATTAAAAAAGTTATCCAAAATATTCAGAGGAGAGGCGAAGTTTGAAATAGAAAGGGATTTGGATATTATTATTGTAAAAATTATAGATAAAGACAGCAAGGAAATTATAAGACAGATACCACCTGAAGTGTCCGTCAAACTTGCCAAAGCCCTAAACGATGTTCAAGGTATATTACTTGATGAGATAGCATAA
- a CDS encoding tRNA dihydrouridine synthase, with product MLENQIGLAPMADYTDYPFREICRRFGADFTFTEMISVDSIIRENEKVEKMHPQKGEANIGVQLFGNDTTKFVEAAKAVQSLASWIDINAACPVNKVVKKGSGAALLKDPKLLGDIVFTLKKSIDLPVGVKVRLGYDQINIEEVAQTVQEAGSDYIIVHGRTRSQMYSGIANREVIKKLKEKIRIPLGASGDVFSKKDIDDYLLNYGADFVLVARGAIGNPWIFTKNNYNPTLDERIDTCLEHLKLTIEFYGSEVYAVKKFRKVLMKYFSGIEGSKEVRRKLHLLLTYNDVAELVYTTLKY from the coding sequence ATGTTAGAAAATCAAATTGGTTTAGCTCCGATGGCGGATTATACTGATTACCCTTTTAGGGAAATTTGCAGAAGATTTGGGGCTGATTTTACTTTTACAGAAATGATTTCAGTAGATTCCATAATAAGGGAAAATGAAAAGGTTGAAAAAATGCATCCCCAAAAGGGTGAGGCTAATATAGGCGTGCAACTTTTTGGCAACGACACAACAAAATTTGTCGAAGCAGCTAAAGCTGTCCAGAGTTTAGCTAGTTGGATCGATATAAACGCTGCTTGCCCTGTTAATAAAGTTGTGAAAAAAGGTTCAGGGGCAGCTTTGTTAAAAGATCCAAAATTATTGGGAGATATCGTTTTTACTCTTAAAAAGAGTATTGATTTACCCGTAGGAGTAAAGGTAAGATTAGGATACGATCAAATAAATATTGAAGAAGTGGCTCAAACAGTCCAAGAAGCAGGTTCTGATTATATTATTGTTCATGGTAGAACTCGGTCACAAATGTACAGTGGAATTGCAAATAGAGAAGTAATAAAAAAGTTAAAGGAGAAGATCCGTATTCCTTTAGGGGCTAGCGGTGATGTGTTCAGCAAAAAAGATATAGATGATTATTTGTTGAATTATGGTGCGGATTTTGTTTTAGTTGCAAGGGGCGCGATTGGTAACCCTTGGATATTCACAAAGAATAATTATAATCCAACTTTAGATGAGAGAATAGATACTTGTTTAGAACACTTGAAACTTACGATTGAGTTCTATGGTTCAGAGGTTTATGCAGTAAAAAAATTCAGAAAAGTATTAATGAAATACTTTTCTGGTATTGAAGGCTCAAAGGAGGTAAGAAGAAAGTTGCATTTACTTTTAACTTATAATGATGTCGCCGAATTGGTTTATACAACATTAAAATATTAA